In Uranotaenia lowii strain MFRU-FL chromosome 2, ASM2978415v1, whole genome shotgun sequence, one genomic interval encodes:
- the LOC129748429 gene encoding uncharacterized protein LOC129748429 codes for MAALKIVVLICAAILACQAAYSSRQSAELATQAPPCYTELNQEETKEFHKRAQTGDVTADDEHYKKYVACYMRNLKIVDTEGRIKKPELIEFLGEGRDPHQLRAVVDLCAEQNQGNTPDDRSFDFHRCFWTKKEFQM; via the exons ATGGCTGCACTTAAGATTGTAGTACTGATTTGTGCAGCAATTTTGGCTTGTCAG GCTGCTTACAGTTCACGGCAAAGTGCAGAATTGGCCACTCAGGCGCCGCCATGTTATACAGAGCTGAACCAGGAAGAAACCAAAGAGTTTCACAAACGTGCTCAAACCGGTGACGTAACTGCTGACGATGAACATTACAAG aAATACGTGGCCTGTTACATGCGCAATCTGAAAATCGTGGACACCGAAGGACGCATCAAGAAACCGGAACTCATCGAATTCCTGGGAGAAGGTCGGGATCCTCATCAGCTGAGGGCCGTGGTCGATCTCTGTGCCGAACAGAATCAAGGCAATACTCCGGACGATCGATCCTTCGACTTCCATCGGTGCTTCTGGACcaaaaaagaattccaaatgtAA